Proteins from one Procambarus clarkii isolate CNS0578487 chromosome 40, FALCON_Pclarkii_2.0, whole genome shotgun sequence genomic window:
- the LOC138372999 gene encoding probable GH family 25 lysozyme 3, whose product MYVTTNPPDEPPLKQVLRSGSSDQVLRSGSSNQVLRSGSSKQVLRSGSSKQVLRSGSSNQVLRSGSSKQVLRSGSSKQVLRSGSSKQVLRSGSSKQVLRSGSSKQVLRSGSRNQVLRSGSSKQVLRSGSSNQVLRSGSSNQVLRSGSRNRCLYLLLSLCRTLSRKTTRNLQKSLPSCSHISPSCYILDQGGKPAALRSHQDVYGIHCGLECNLKSI is encoded by the exons ATGTATGTTACCACAAATCCTCCAGATGAACCTCCACTCAA GCAGGTGCTGAGATCCGGTAGTAGTGACCAGGTGCTGAGATCCGGTAGTAGTAACCAGGTGCTGAGATCCGGTAGTAGTAAGCAGGTGCTGAGATCCGGTAGTAGTAAGCAGGTGCTGAGATCCGGTAGTAGTAACCAGGTGCTGAGATCCGGTAGTAGTAAGCAGGTGCTGAGATCCGGTAGTAGTAAGCAGGTGCTGAGATCCGGTAGTAGTAAGCAGGTGCTGAGATCCGGTAGTAGTAAGCAGGTGCTGAGATCCGGTAGTAGTAAGCAGGTGCTGAGATCCGGTAGTCGTAACCAGGTGCTGAGATCCGGTAGTAGTAAGCAGGTGCTGAGATCCGGTAGTAGTAACCAGGTGCTGAGATCCGGTAGTAGTAACCAGGTGCTGAGATCCGGTAGTCGTAACAGGTGTTTATATCTACTTCTTTCCTTGTGTCGAACGCTTTCTCGGAAGACTACCCGTAACCTTCAGAAGAGCTTGCCGTCTTGCAGCCATATATCACCATCTTGTTATATCCTAGACCAGGGTGGAAAACCTGCAGCCTTAAGGTCGCATCAAGACGTTTATGGTATTCACTGCGGCCTTGAATGCAATTTAAAATCCATATGA